The following coding sequences are from one Arachis hypogaea cultivar Tifrunner chromosome 7, arahy.Tifrunner.gnm2.J5K5, whole genome shotgun sequence window:
- the LOC112701269 gene encoding serine/threonine-protein phosphatase 7 long form homolog: MPPDWYNPIIGVVQCQAALVNALIERWRPETHSFHFPVGECAVTLEDVALIYGFPTNGLPVTGPTLSSYEALEAECLDQFGVAPRQADCRGSFIKLTWFRALKDRLVLVDDIQIQRYMKCHIMLLFGTVMFGDKSGAGFSWGSACLAHLYRALCRATRVECKEIDGLLTLLLAWAWISLSFLAPILSNPRIFPIANRWHNWERENWPYRLRKLEHLRGNLDALLRRQFGLTQGVPQQERDLGEAHGQVLTGPKNQDWSGTHSVWVMHWMNRYSHVLVQDTVPSQHQSDIYLHWYRRTYGDHLHLSQLGPEEN; encoded by the exons ATGCCGCCGGATTGGTACAATCCAATA ATTGGAGTTGTCCAATGTCAGGCGGCATTGGTTAATGCTCTGATTGAGAGATGGCGCCCCGAGACTCATAGCTTCCATTTTCCGGTTGGTGAGTGTGCTGTGACACTGGAGGATGTGGCGTTAATTTATGGTTTTCCGACGAATGGTTTGCCAGTTACGGGACCGACACTGAGTAGTTATGAGGCGTTAGAGGCTGAATGCTTGGATCAGTTTGGTGTTGCACCTAGGCAGGCAGACTGTAGGGGAAGTTTCATCAAGTTGACGTGGTTTCGAGCATTGAAGGATCGGTTAGTGTTGGTTGATGATATCCAGATTCAGAGGTACATGAAGTGCCACATAATGTTATTGTTTGGAACCGTTATGTTTGGAGATAAGTCTGGAGCAGGG TTCAGTTGGGGTTCGGCATGCCTGGCACACCTGTACAGAGCTTTGTGTAGGGCAACTCGTGTCGAGTGTAAGGAGATTGATGGTCTGTTGACACTCTTGCTTGCCTGGGCTTGGATCAGCCTATCGTTCCTTGCGCCGATTCTTAGCAATCCTCGAATCTTTCCGATTGCAAATAG GTGGCATAACTGGGAACGTGAGAATTGGCCTTACAGATTGAGGAAACTTGAGCACCTTAGGGGAAACCTGGATGCTCT GCTGAGGAGGCAATTTGGCTTGACTCAAGGTGTTCCTCAACAAGAGCGTGACCTAGGTGAAGCACACGGCCAAGTTCTAACAGGTCCGAAGAATCAAGATTGGTCTGGAACCCACTCAGTCTGGGTTATGCATTGGATGAACCGGTATAGTCATGTTCTTGTTCAAGACACGGTGCCATCACAGCATCAGTCAGATATCTACTTGCATTGGTACCGACGTACATATGGTGACCACTTGCATCTGTCACAGCTCGGACCGGAAGAGAATTAG
- the LOC112702759 gene encoding UDP-glycosyltransferase 87A1 isoform X2: protein MHTSEACGDGRTNTCHVVAMPFPGRGHINPMMNLCKTLALRQPKNILITFVVTEEWLGYIASEPKPDSVRFATIPNVVPPERLKAVDFPAFYEATMTKMEAPFEELLDRLEPPVRAIVGCVELRWPVAVAKRRNIPVAAFWTMSASFYSMLHHLDVFARQQNLVATSLEAENIPGISSVHLADIETVLHQNDDQVMQLAMECISKVPIANYLLLTTVQELEPEIIDSLKAIYSFPVYPIGPAIPYLELREDYNIGDHSPDYANWLDSQPPQSVLYISLGSFLLLSSTQMDEIAEALNSSGIRYLWVARAEASRLKDKCGEKGMVVPWCDQLKVLTHPSIGGFWSHCGWNSTLEALYAGVPMLTFPLFLDQVPNSSQIVDEWKNGWKVETSNLGSDKLLAKEKIEELIKRFMDLESREGIKIRERARELKVMCHRAVANGGSSDENLDAFLRDISRPLVD, encoded by the exons ATGCACACCTCCGAAGCCTGTGGTGATGGCCGAACGAACACGTGCCACGTGGTGGCGATGCCGTTTCCGGGAAGGGGCCACATCAATCCCATGATGAACCTCTGCAAAACCCTAGCATTACGACAACCGAAAAACATCCTCATCACCTTCGTCGTCACTGAAGAGTGGCTCGGATACATCGCCAGCGAGCCCAAGCCCGACTCGGTTCGCTTCGCCACCATACCCAACGTGGTGCCGCCAGAGCGCCTGAAAGCCGTTGATTTTCCGGCGTTCTATGAAGCCACGATGACCAAGATGGAAGCGCCATTTGAGGAGCTTCTGGACCGGCTTGAGCCGCCGGTGAGGGCAATCGTCGGGTGTGTGGAGCTGCGGTGGCCCGTAGCCGTTGCGAAGAGAAGGAATATTCCGGTGGCTGCGTTTTGGACTATGTCAGCGTCGTTTTACTCGATGCTGCATCACCTTGATGTGTTTGCACGACAGCAGAATTTGGTGGCTACTTCTCTAG AAGCTGAGAACATCCCAGGAATTTCTTCAGTTCATTTGGCAGACATTGAAACGGTGTTACATCAGAATGATGACCAAGTCATGCAGCTTGCAATGGAGTGTATCTCAAAGGTTCCAATAGCAAATTACCTTCTACTCACCACAGTCCAAGAGTTAGAACCAGAAATAATTGATTCTCTGAAAGCTATATACTCTTTTCCAGTCTATCCTATTGGCCCTGCCATACCTTATTTGGAGCTAAGAGAAGATTATAACATTGGTGATCATAGCCCTGACTATGCAAATTGGCTAGATTCTCAACCACCTCAATCAGTGTTATACATTTCTCTGGGCAGTTTCCTCTTATTGTCTAGTACCCAAATGGACGAAATCGCCGAAGCGCTAAACAGCAGTGGAATTCGTTACCTGTGGGTGGCTCGGGCAGAAGCTTCTCGGCTGAAAGACAAGTGTGGAGAAAAGGGTATGGTGGTGCCATGGTGTGACCAGTTGAAGGTGTTGACTCATCCTTCCATAGGTGGATTCTGGAGCCATTGTGGATGGAATTCCACACTAGAAGCCCTGTATGCCGGCGTGCCAATGCTTACATTCCCTCTTTTCTTGGATCAAGTTCCCAACAGCAGCCAAATTGTAGATGAGTGGAAGAATGGGTGGAAGGTAGAGACATCAAATTTGGGGAGTGATAAGCTGTTGGCAAAGGAAAAGATAGAGGAACTGATTAAGAGGTTTATGGATCTTGAGAGCAGAGAGGGAATTAAAATCAGAGAGAGGGCAAGAGAACTTAAGGTTATGTGTCACAGAGCAGTTGCGAATGGTGGATCATCTGATGAGAACCTAGATGCATTTCTAAGAGACATTTCAAGGCCATTAGtggattga
- the LOC112702759 gene encoding UDP-glycosyltransferase 87A1 isoform X1, whose product MHTSEACGDGRTNTCHVVAMPFPGRGHINPMMNLCKTLALRQPKNILITFVVTEEWLGYIASEPKPDSVRFATIPNVVPPERLKAVDFPAFYEATMTKMEAPFEELLDRLEPPVRAIVGCVELRWPVAVAKRRNIPVAAFWTMSASFYSMLHHLDVFARQQNLVATSLDAEAENIPGISSVHLADIETVLHQNDDQVMQLAMECISKVPIANYLLLTTVQELEPEIIDSLKAIYSFPVYPIGPAIPYLELREDYNIGDHSPDYANWLDSQPPQSVLYISLGSFLLLSSTQMDEIAEALNSSGIRYLWVARAEASRLKDKCGEKGMVVPWCDQLKVLTHPSIGGFWSHCGWNSTLEALYAGVPMLTFPLFLDQVPNSSQIVDEWKNGWKVETSNLGSDKLLAKEKIEELIKRFMDLESREGIKIRERARELKVMCHRAVANGGSSDENLDAFLRDISRPLVD is encoded by the exons ATGCACACCTCCGAAGCCTGTGGTGATGGCCGAACGAACACGTGCCACGTGGTGGCGATGCCGTTTCCGGGAAGGGGCCACATCAATCCCATGATGAACCTCTGCAAAACCCTAGCATTACGACAACCGAAAAACATCCTCATCACCTTCGTCGTCACTGAAGAGTGGCTCGGATACATCGCCAGCGAGCCCAAGCCCGACTCGGTTCGCTTCGCCACCATACCCAACGTGGTGCCGCCAGAGCGCCTGAAAGCCGTTGATTTTCCGGCGTTCTATGAAGCCACGATGACCAAGATGGAAGCGCCATTTGAGGAGCTTCTGGACCGGCTTGAGCCGCCGGTGAGGGCAATCGTCGGGTGTGTGGAGCTGCGGTGGCCCGTAGCCGTTGCGAAGAGAAGGAATATTCCGGTGGCTGCGTTTTGGACTATGTCAGCGTCGTTTTACTCGATGCTGCATCACCTTGATGTGTTTGCACGACAGCAGAATTTGGTGGCTACTTCTCTAG ATGCAGAAGCTGAGAACATCCCAGGAATTTCTTCAGTTCATTTGGCAGACATTGAAACGGTGTTACATCAGAATGATGACCAAGTCATGCAGCTTGCAATGGAGTGTATCTCAAAGGTTCCAATAGCAAATTACCTTCTACTCACCACAGTCCAAGAGTTAGAACCAGAAATAATTGATTCTCTGAAAGCTATATACTCTTTTCCAGTCTATCCTATTGGCCCTGCCATACCTTATTTGGAGCTAAGAGAAGATTATAACATTGGTGATCATAGCCCTGACTATGCAAATTGGCTAGATTCTCAACCACCTCAATCAGTGTTATACATTTCTCTGGGCAGTTTCCTCTTATTGTCTAGTACCCAAATGGACGAAATCGCCGAAGCGCTAAACAGCAGTGGAATTCGTTACCTGTGGGTGGCTCGGGCAGAAGCTTCTCGGCTGAAAGACAAGTGTGGAGAAAAGGGTATGGTGGTGCCATGGTGTGACCAGTTGAAGGTGTTGACTCATCCTTCCATAGGTGGATTCTGGAGCCATTGTGGATGGAATTCCACACTAGAAGCCCTGTATGCCGGCGTGCCAATGCTTACATTCCCTCTTTTCTTGGATCAAGTTCCCAACAGCAGCCAAATTGTAGATGAGTGGAAGAATGGGTGGAAGGTAGAGACATCAAATTTGGGGAGTGATAAGCTGTTGGCAAAGGAAAAGATAGAGGAACTGATTAAGAGGTTTATGGATCTTGAGAGCAGAGAGGGAATTAAAATCAGAGAGAGGGCAAGAGAACTTAAGGTTATGTGTCACAGAGCAGTTGCGAATGGTGGATCATCTGATGAGAACCTAGATGCATTTCTAAGAGACATTTCAAGGCCATTAGtggattga
- the LOC112701270 gene encoding uncharacterized protein: protein MINQENQQEQPPPPPPPPSQTHAQQEPEQFSPYIPDTHSADYLSIPVHQQYWNVPHQELGEHGSFSQLLGFMAPVSGYSYPAYGNIPTDQMAQPSGIAPGRFSLDARPRQITSSGTSGGRISVDSSMSHDATRGIIQSGNSRRVPMNLILESYQPVDEDNDDYLVDHPDGDEDEDEDDDEDDDEDEEDGEDEDDGGDGLDDGSAPTAGTPTGEKEKGYNLRADPPRRSANRYTPSAFKKVAKKCKKLVKDVKWAMRK from the exons ATGATTAACCAGGAGAATCAACAAGAACaaccaccgccaccaccaccgCCCCCCTCACAGACACATGCACAACAAGAGCCTGAGCAGTTCAGTCCATACATCCCTGATACGCATTCTGCGGATTACTTGAGTATTCCAGTTCACCAGCAGTACTGGAATGTCCCGCACCAAGAATTAGGTGAACATGGTTCATTTAGCCAGTTGCTTGGATTCATGGCTCCTGTGTCAGGTTACTCATACCCAGCATACGGAAACATTCCCACCGACCAGATGGCCCAACCGAGTGGGATTGCTCCAGGTAGATTTTCATTGGATGCGAGACCTCGACAGATCACTTCGTCTGGTACTTCCGGAGGTAGGATTTCTGTTGACTCAAGTATGAGTCATGATGCCACGAGGGGGATCATACAGAGTGGAAATTCACGCCGTGTTCCGATGAATCTCATTCTAGAGAGCTACCAGCCAGTTGATGAGGACAATGATGACTATCTGGTTGACCATCCAGATggggatgaggatgaggatgaggatgatgatgaggacgACGATGAAGATGAGGAGGATGGTGAGGATGAAGATGATGGGGGTGATGGTCTGGATGATGGTTCAGCGCCTACGGCAG GTACACCCActggtgaaaaagaaaaaggatacaACCTTAGAGCTGACCCCCCTCGTCGGAGCGCCAATCGGTATACCCCATCCGCTTTTAAAAAGGTTGCAAAGAAATGCAAGAAATTAGTCAAAGATGTAAAATGGGCAATGAGAAAATGA